The following coding sequences are from one Anas acuta chromosome 15, bAnaAcu1.1, whole genome shotgun sequence window:
- the LOC137865089 gene encoding transmembrane protein 238-like, translating to MAAPGGLGRCVAAFWLALAFDALGLAVLLAGVFADVFFADLLIYAGGIGIFLSLIWWVFWYAGNLEVPLEELRDDVGLAPPKGRGDSVLRGLVHGLSRRLSSAFGSAPRTRAAATADLELRGPRGRPAEPSRVC from the coding sequence ATGGCGGCCCCCGGCGGGCTGGGCCGCTGCGTGGCCGCCTTCTGGCTGGCGCTGGCCTTCGACGCGCTGGGCTTGGCGGTGCTGCTGGCCGGGGTGTTCGCCGACGTGTTCTTCGCCGACCTGCTCATCTACGCGGGCGGCATCGGCATCTTCCTCAGCCTCATCTGGTGGGTGTTCTGGTACGCGGGCAACCTGGAGGTGCCTCTGGAGGAGCTGCGCGACGACGTGGGGCTGGCGCCGCCCAAGGGCCGCGGGGACAGCGTGCTGCGGGGGCTGGTGCACGGCCTCAGCCGCCGCCTCTCTTCGGCCTTCGGCTCCGCGCCGAGGACCCgagccgccgccaccgccgaCCTGGAGCTGAGGGgcccgcggggccgccccgccgaGCCCAGCAG